A genomic segment from Sorangium aterium encodes:
- a CDS encoding PHP domain-containing protein, translating into MRKRRSALALFGLVGLVGLVGLVGCDEPNLLRAKPIENRFELVGGPVAMADVGDFLLENDEIRVAILGPRHSPGPGVYGGSLVDADLRRPDPRFASASGRDRFAESFPVANLLVPDPGATEVFVVNDGSDGQEAIVRVEGDGGFLFHALGVLKTQEDLLGLLFDGLKPAMRFRTDYVLRPGKRFVTIRTTLLLPDKVLGCPSVASCALECEDGLAAGADGCPTCACGEPLSLDNYTGPSDIFRGILGDERNGDPERKGGIVAGDFVFFGNQNDIFGPGMGFDEEKAVFDALFSGRDTFQQPLSFDFVAAAGGDVSYGYFTKAREGGPPSTVNVPVFTSAATAFLSAGRSCLAADSDDEACDRKRAFTYERYFAVGEGDVASVAEVVYGARGTPTGALEGAVRWRSTGAPVPNARVHVFRDPDPGAAFASVDALVEANLARSGDVGLLSSIDADLGLDPVEDGDFHARLPPGGYLLVAENPEGTAVSAPIRVALGAGATVSVAAELPSPARIAYRVVDEGGRLAPAKLTFVALDAAGQPLEGDGTRRVYLGHGRLGSGVRQIERSATGEGAVEIEPGRYRVLATRGPEFGRFEVPDLEVRAGEVRRIEAVVPREVDSTGWMSIDMHLHQRPSFDSGLPLEERVTSAVVEGLDVAVATDHDVHTDLEPAVRQLQLEPHLKTAVGAEVSTLELGHFIGFPLRYDELDVPDHGVFDWVCRAGGDVIDGVRGTAAEGEDALVIVAHPRDGFIGYIDQLGVDPFTLRRSIPTLEASNPLFQAGSCDFDAMEVFNAKRFDLLRTPTVQEVVDFNRCLSQIDAAHDEASLRAACAELPGGLPACKPGERYAVCQQRARSALAWSVTKRILTRTPEEQDAVWDFDRTAADGEALCLGGEGGAVPPEDADRPCTFHAGQVDDLFRYLDHGFSPTQVGSSDSHGASLEPGFPRTYFRSRTDQPAALDLAEATASLRAGSAFATYGPFIRASVGGATFGGVARVEGDAVPLDLRIETASWFGVDRVEVYVSGRLVRVLEPRSGPSAIVDVDERLMLPAPPSDGWVVVVAMGLRDEDLLTPVALPVSFGELQLPRVASLAFTQVKALSRFFTASPPVPDWYPVAPYAVTNPIFLDRDGNGVYDAPRGPPPFCARPCDPAVLDPSQCPEGQQCLAKERVCGIFVLGRCEDKEASP; encoded by the coding sequence ATGCGAAAACGCCGCTCCGCCCTCGCGTTGTTCGGCCTGGTCGGCCTGGTTGGCCTGGTTGGCCTGGTCGGTTGCGACGAGCCGAACCTCCTGCGCGCCAAGCCGATCGAGAACCGGTTCGAGCTGGTCGGCGGCCCGGTGGCGATGGCCGATGTCGGCGATTTCCTCCTGGAGAACGACGAGATCCGGGTCGCGATCCTCGGCCCGCGCCACTCGCCGGGGCCGGGCGTCTACGGCGGCTCGCTTGTCGACGCCGACCTGCGCCGCCCCGATCCGCGCTTCGCGAGCGCGTCGGGCCGCGACCGCTTCGCCGAGTCGTTCCCGGTCGCCAACCTGCTCGTGCCCGACCCGGGCGCCACCGAGGTCTTCGTGGTCAACGACGGCTCGGACGGGCAGGAGGCGATCGTCCGGGTCGAGGGCGACGGCGGCTTCCTCTTCCACGCGCTCGGCGTCCTGAAGACCCAGGAGGACCTCCTCGGCCTCCTGTTCGACGGCCTCAAGCCGGCGATGCGCTTCCGCACCGACTACGTCCTGCGCCCGGGCAAGCGGTTCGTCACGATCCGCACGACGCTCCTCCTGCCGGACAAAGTGCTCGGGTGCCCGAGCGTCGCCTCGTGCGCGCTCGAGTGCGAGGACGGCCTCGCGGCAGGCGCCGACGGCTGCCCCACGTGCGCCTGCGGAGAGCCGCTCTCGCTCGACAACTACACGGGTCCTTCGGACATCTTCAGGGGCATCCTTGGCGACGAACGGAACGGAGATCCCGAGCGGAAGGGCGGCATCGTCGCCGGAGATTTCGTCTTCTTCGGCAACCAGAACGACATCTTCGGCCCCGGCATGGGCTTCGACGAGGAGAAGGCGGTGTTCGACGCCCTCTTCTCCGGCCGGGACACGTTCCAGCAGCCGCTCAGCTTCGATTTCGTCGCCGCGGCGGGCGGCGACGTCAGCTACGGCTATTTCACGAAGGCCAGAGAGGGCGGCCCGCCCTCCACGGTCAACGTCCCCGTCTTCACGAGCGCGGCGACGGCCTTCCTGAGCGCGGGCCGGAGCTGCCTCGCGGCGGACTCCGACGACGAGGCGTGCGACCGGAAGCGAGCTTTCACCTACGAGCGCTACTTCGCCGTGGGCGAGGGCGACGTCGCGAGCGTCGCCGAGGTGGTGTACGGCGCCCGGGGCACGCCGACCGGCGCGCTCGAGGGCGCCGTGCGGTGGCGGTCGACGGGCGCGCCCGTGCCGAACGCGCGCGTCCACGTCTTCCGCGACCCCGACCCGGGCGCCGCCTTCGCGAGCGTCGACGCGCTGGTCGAGGCGAACCTCGCGCGCTCGGGGGACGTGGGGCTGCTCAGCTCCATCGACGCCGACCTCGGGCTCGATCCGGTGGAGGACGGCGACTTCCACGCGCGGCTCCCGCCGGGCGGCTACCTGCTCGTCGCCGAGAACCCCGAGGGCACCGCCGTGTCGGCGCCGATCCGCGTGGCGCTCGGCGCCGGGGCCACGGTCTCGGTGGCGGCGGAGCTGCCGAGCCCCGCGCGGATCGCGTACCGGGTGGTCGACGAGGGAGGCCGGCTCGCGCCCGCCAAGCTGACGTTCGTCGCGCTCGACGCCGCGGGGCAGCCGCTCGAGGGCGACGGAACGAGGCGGGTCTACCTCGGCCATGGCCGCCTCGGCAGCGGCGTCCGGCAGATCGAGCGTTCGGCGACGGGCGAGGGCGCTGTCGAGATCGAGCCCGGGCGCTACCGCGTCCTCGCCACGCGCGGGCCCGAGTTCGGCCGGTTCGAGGTCCCCGACCTCGAGGTGCGCGCCGGAGAGGTGCGGCGGATCGAGGCGGTCGTGCCGCGCGAGGTCGACTCGACGGGCTGGATGTCGATCGACATGCACCTGCACCAGCGCCCGAGCTTCGACAGCGGCCTGCCGCTCGAGGAGCGGGTGACCTCGGCGGTCGTCGAGGGGCTCGACGTCGCGGTGGCCACCGACCACGACGTGCACACGGATCTCGAGCCCGCGGTGAGGCAGCTCCAGCTCGAGCCGCACCTGAAGACGGCGGTCGGCGCCGAGGTCTCGACGCTCGAGCTCGGGCACTTCATCGGCTTCCCGCTCCGCTACGACGAGCTCGACGTGCCGGATCACGGCGTCTTCGACTGGGTCTGCCGCGCGGGCGGGGACGTGATCGACGGGGTGCGCGGCACGGCGGCGGAGGGCGAGGACGCGCTCGTGATCGTCGCCCACCCGCGCGACGGGTTCATCGGGTACATCGACCAGCTCGGCGTCGACCCCTTCACGCTGCGCCGGTCGATCCCGACGCTCGAGGCGAGCAACCCGCTGTTCCAGGCGGGCAGCTGCGATTTCGACGCGATGGAGGTCTTCAACGCGAAGCGGTTCGATCTGCTCCGGACCCCCACCGTGCAGGAGGTCGTCGATTTCAACCGGTGCCTGTCCCAGATCGACGCCGCGCACGACGAGGCGTCGCTCCGCGCGGCGTGCGCCGAGCTTCCCGGCGGCCTGCCGGCGTGCAAGCCCGGCGAGCGGTACGCGGTGTGCCAGCAGCGCGCCCGCTCGGCGCTGGCCTGGAGCGTGACCAAGCGGATCCTGACGAGGACGCCCGAGGAGCAGGACGCCGTCTGGGACTTCGACAGGACCGCGGCCGACGGGGAGGCGCTCTGCCTGGGAGGCGAGGGCGGCGCAGTCCCGCCGGAGGACGCGGATCGGCCGTGCACCTTCCACGCGGGCCAGGTCGACGACCTGTTCCGCTACCTCGACCACGGCTTCTCGCCGACGCAGGTAGGGAGCAGCGACAGCCACGGCGCCTCGCTGGAGCCGGGCTTCCCGCGCACCTATTTCCGCTCGCGGACCGACCAGCCGGCCGCGCTCGATCTCGCCGAGGCGACGGCGTCGCTCCGCGCCGGCAGCGCGTTCGCGACCTACGGGCCCTTCATCCGCGCGAGCGTCGGCGGCGCGACGTTCGGCGGCGTGGCGCGCGTCGAGGGCGACGCGGTGCCGCTCGACCTGAGGATCGAGACGGCGAGCTGGTTCGGCGTGGATCGCGTCGAGGTCTACGTGAGCGGCCGCCTGGTCCGGGTGCTCGAGCCGCGTTCGGGGCCGTCGGCGATCGTGGACGTCGACGAGCGGCTCATGTTGCCGGCGCCGCCGTCGGACGGCTGGGTCGTGGTGGTGGCGATGGGCCTGCGCGACGAGGACCTCCTCACGCCGGTCGCGCTCCCTGTGTCGTTCGGTGAGCTCCAGCTGCCCCGGGTCGCGAGCCTCGCGTTCACGCAGGTCAAGGCGCTCTCCCGGTTCTTCACGGCGTCGCCCCCGGTCCCCGACTGGTACCCGGTGGCGCCCTACGCGGTCACGAACCCCATCTTCCTCGATCGCGACGGGAACGGCGTCTACGACGCCCCGCGCGGGCCGCCCCCGTTCTGCGCGAGGCCGTGCGACCCTGCCGTGCTCGATCCGTCGCAGTGCCCGGAAGGGCAGCAGTGCCTGGCGAAAGAGCGCGTCTGCGGGATCTTCGTGCTGGGCCGCTGCGAGGACAAAGAGGCGTCGCCGTAG
- a CDS encoding AAA family ATPase translates to MTTTAPFDLPGHVVEQLIHEGGKTHVYRGRRAADQRPVVIKTLKGEHPSVRDLALLRHEFGLLRDLDLESVVRVCSLERTRGGLALVTEEVEGTTLRAILDDRRLDLRAALALSAAIADAIGAVHRCHVTHKDINPSNIIVSSDLRRATLIDFGASSRLKQELQQSTSASTLQGTLAYMSPEQTGRMNRGIDYRADLYSFGVTLYEMLTGALPFPDGDPVDVLYSHIARQPAPPHERSEDVPQPVSEIVMKLLAKAPEDRYQSAYGVKADLAECLRSLEQTGRVHPFPIGQRDRSHELRVPQKIYGRDEERDRLLAAFERARAGAAELVLVSGYSGVGKSALVHETYKAIARVGGHFAHGKFDQLNRGVPCASVVQAFRGLVQQLLSERTDALAHWRAELGAALGPNAGLLVDLIPELALIVGEAPPVAALGPSESQNRFDMVFRSFLGVFAAPSRPLVLFLDDLQWADPASLRLLRLLLTDADTRHLLVVGAYRDNEVSPAHPLVITLDAIRAAGAAVTDIPLAPLSHDDVTALASDALGRAAQDVAQLSELLHDKTLGNPFFLGQFLRMLGDDGLLRCDAETGRWTWDLAAIESRAVTDNVADFMIAKLQRLAPPTQRALTLAACIGHRFDLRTLATISEQPASRAAQDLWEAMQEGVLLPIDADYRLVHPEDPSHGETATDASLAVSYQFLHDRVQQAAYALIADEHRCAAHLRVGRLMLASQRGEPQEEQLFDTVNHLNYGAALIADPGERDLLARLNLRAGRKAKGSTAYGAAAEYFSAGRSALGDDGASGDHALRWALTLEAAECEYLCGRFTEAEALFQRLLEVAASNLDRARVQSLRMKLYQVAGRYDEGVTVGQEALRLFGVEIPGASEEIGAAVSAEVAQIPESMAGRSIEDILHAPLLADEQMRAVINLLADCAPCAYIGRPGVFPLIALKMLNLSLRHGNTEASCFAYSVYGFMLVAAFGDIPSGFRFSEMSIRLNEKLGDVSLRGTLLHLHGDHINFWVQHIRNDLPILERAFLACIEAGDLVYASYLAFETVWQVYEKGDPLAEVHRVAERFASFARKTGNHAVLETIRLEQQFLRSLKGLTAADASLSEEGFAEFSEEACLAALTRASFGCGIAFYHIIRLILLYSHGRPAEALAAAEAARPVLGAVMAMPIEATYHFYLALTLVALGEHDERERERHAGALSASLEKLELWARHCPDNFRVKHALVLAEAARASGRDVEAMGLYDDAIDAARQSEFVQYEALASELAGLYYARKGRRRIATLYLDAATHAYRQWGAERKATELVRQHGLDPLPIARGPAAEHEKAAARSSSMSVSHPLLHKLADVAAVLQTTQAISSELVLGKALDRVMRAVLASAGGQRGFLVLAREERLFIEASVTIDPASIEVELRRPLEESSALPASVVHYVARTRELLILDDAAASPRFAADPYLAAHRPKSVMGLPLVHQNRLTGVLYVENTLASGAFTPEQTELLRLLGAQVAAALENALLYGRLQEASERQRAMNDRLESEVQRRTEELFSVNERLSQKADELNRANELLLEELRERERAEQARAALQEEIIGVQRLRLSEMATPIIPITDRVLVMPLIGTMDAARAAQVLEATLAGVERHNPSIVIIDITGLKHVDAGVADSLIRTASALRLLGAQAILTGMQPEVARALTQGGIDLRGIITRSTLQSAIAHAITPSPAARSR, encoded by the coding sequence ATGACCACCACAGCACCGTTCGATCTGCCAGGACACGTCGTCGAGCAGCTGATCCATGAGGGCGGCAAGACCCACGTTTACCGCGGCCGCCGCGCCGCGGATCAGCGGCCGGTCGTCATCAAGACGCTGAAGGGGGAGCACCCGAGCGTCCGCGATCTCGCGCTGCTGCGGCACGAGTTCGGCCTCCTGCGCGATCTGGACCTCGAGTCCGTGGTGAGGGTGTGCTCGCTCGAGAGGACGCGCGGCGGCCTCGCCCTCGTCACGGAGGAGGTCGAGGGCACGACGCTGAGGGCGATCCTCGACGATCGCCGGCTGGATCTCCGCGCGGCGCTGGCGCTCTCGGCGGCCATCGCCGACGCCATCGGCGCGGTGCACCGCTGTCACGTCACGCACAAGGACATCAATCCCAGCAACATCATCGTCAGCTCGGACCTGCGCCGCGCCACGCTCATCGACTTCGGCGCCTCGTCGCGGCTCAAGCAGGAGCTTCAACAGTCGACCTCGGCGTCCACCCTGCAAGGCACGCTCGCGTACATGTCGCCCGAGCAGACAGGGCGCATGAACAGGGGCATCGATTACCGCGCCGACCTCTACTCGTTCGGTGTCACGCTGTACGAGATGCTGACCGGAGCCCTGCCGTTCCCGGACGGCGATCCGGTGGACGTCCTCTACAGCCACATCGCGCGGCAGCCCGCGCCGCCGCACGAGCGCAGCGAGGACGTCCCCCAGCCGGTCTCCGAGATCGTCATGAAGCTCCTCGCCAAGGCGCCCGAGGACCGTTACCAGAGCGCGTACGGCGTCAAGGCAGACCTCGCGGAGTGCCTGCGCTCCCTCGAGCAGACGGGCCGGGTCCACCCCTTCCCCATCGGTCAGCGCGATCGCAGCCACGAGCTGCGCGTCCCGCAGAAGATCTACGGCCGGGACGAGGAGCGGGACCGGCTCCTGGCCGCCTTCGAGCGGGCCCGCGCGGGCGCCGCGGAGCTCGTGCTCGTCTCCGGCTACTCCGGCGTCGGCAAGAGCGCGCTGGTCCACGAGACCTACAAGGCCATCGCCAGGGTCGGAGGCCACTTCGCCCACGGCAAGTTCGATCAGCTGAACCGCGGCGTGCCCTGCGCCTCGGTCGTCCAGGCGTTCAGGGGGCTCGTGCAGCAGCTCCTCTCCGAGCGGACAGACGCGCTGGCCCACTGGAGAGCGGAGCTCGGCGCGGCGCTCGGCCCGAACGCCGGGCTCCTCGTCGACCTCATCCCCGAGCTCGCGCTCATCGTCGGCGAGGCGCCCCCCGTCGCGGCGCTCGGCCCCTCCGAGTCGCAGAACCGCTTCGACATGGTGTTCCGGAGCTTCCTTGGCGTGTTCGCCGCTCCGTCGCGCCCGCTCGTCCTGTTCCTCGACGACCTCCAGTGGGCGGACCCGGCGTCGCTCAGGCTGCTGCGGCTCCTGCTCACCGACGCCGATACACGCCATCTCCTGGTCGTCGGGGCGTACCGCGACAACGAGGTGAGCCCGGCGCACCCGCTCGTCATCACCCTCGACGCCATCCGCGCCGCGGGCGCGGCCGTGACCGACATCCCCCTCGCGCCGCTCTCGCACGACGACGTGACGGCGCTCGCCTCGGACGCCCTCGGCCGCGCGGCGCAGGACGTCGCCCAGCTCTCCGAGCTCCTCCACGACAAGACGCTGGGCAACCCGTTCTTCCTCGGGCAGTTCCTGCGCATGCTGGGCGACGACGGGCTCCTCCGGTGCGACGCGGAGACCGGCAGATGGACATGGGATCTCGCAGCCATCGAGTCGCGGGCCGTGACGGACAACGTCGCCGACTTCATGATCGCCAAGCTGCAGAGGCTCGCGCCGCCCACCCAGCGCGCCCTGACGCTCGCCGCGTGCATCGGGCACCGGTTCGACCTGCGCACGCTCGCGACGATCTCCGAGCAGCCGGCCTCGCGGGCGGCGCAGGATCTCTGGGAGGCCATGCAGGAAGGGGTCCTGCTCCCCATCGACGCCGACTACCGGCTCGTGCACCCGGAAGACCCGTCCCACGGCGAGACGGCGACCGACGCGTCGCTCGCCGTCTCCTACCAGTTCTTGCACGATCGCGTCCAGCAGGCGGCCTATGCCCTCATCGCGGACGAGCACAGGTGCGCCGCCCACCTGCGCGTCGGCCGCCTGATGCTGGCCAGCCAGCGCGGCGAGCCGCAGGAAGAGCAGCTCTTCGACACGGTAAACCATCTTAACTATGGCGCCGCCCTCATCGCCGATCCCGGCGAGCGCGATCTGCTCGCGCGCCTGAACCTGCGCGCCGGGAGGAAGGCCAAGGGCTCGACCGCGTACGGGGCCGCGGCGGAGTACTTCAGCGCCGGGCGGAGCGCGCTCGGGGACGACGGCGCCTCGGGCGATCACGCGCTGCGCTGGGCGCTCACGCTGGAGGCGGCCGAGTGCGAGTACCTGTGCGGTCGCTTCACCGAGGCCGAGGCGCTGTTCCAGAGGCTACTCGAGGTGGCGGCGTCGAACCTCGATCGGGCGCGGGTCCAGAGCCTGCGGATGAAGCTCTATCAGGTCGCCGGCCGCTACGACGAGGGCGTCACCGTCGGGCAGGAGGCGCTGCGCCTGTTCGGCGTCGAGATCCCCGGGGCGAGCGAGGAGATCGGCGCCGCCGTCTCCGCCGAGGTCGCGCAGATCCCGGAGAGCATGGCGGGCAGGAGCATCGAGGACATCCTGCACGCGCCGCTGCTCGCCGACGAGCAGATGCGCGCGGTCATCAACCTGCTCGCCGACTGCGCCCCCTGCGCGTACATCGGGCGGCCGGGCGTGTTCCCGCTCATCGCGCTGAAGATGCTGAACCTGTCGCTGCGGCACGGCAACACCGAGGCGTCGTGCTTCGCCTACAGCGTTTACGGGTTCATGCTCGTCGCGGCGTTCGGCGATATCCCGTCGGGATTCCGCTTCTCGGAGATGTCGATCCGGCTGAACGAGAAGCTCGGGGACGTCTCGCTGCGGGGGACGCTGCTGCACCTCCACGGCGATCACATCAACTTCTGGGTCCAGCACATCCGGAACGATCTCCCCATCCTGGAGCGGGCGTTCCTCGCGTGCATCGAGGCCGGCGACCTCGTGTACGCGAGCTATCTGGCCTTCGAGACCGTCTGGCAGGTCTACGAGAAGGGAGATCCGCTGGCGGAGGTCCACCGCGTCGCCGAGCGCTTCGCGTCGTTCGCGCGCAAGACAGGCAATCACGCCGTCCTCGAGACGATCCGGCTGGAGCAGCAGTTCCTGCGCAGCCTGAAGGGGCTCACGGCGGCCGACGCCTCGCTGAGCGAGGAGGGCTTTGCCGAATTCTCGGAAGAAGCGTGCCTGGCCGCGCTCACCCGGGCGAGCTTCGGGTGCGGTATCGCCTTTTACCACATCATCCGGCTCATCCTCCTCTATTCCCACGGCCGCCCCGCGGAGGCGCTCGCCGCGGCGGAGGCGGCGCGCCCGGTGCTCGGGGCCGTCATGGCGATGCCGATCGAGGCGACCTACCACTTCTATCTCGCGCTCACGCTGGTCGCGCTCGGCGAGCACGACGAGCGCGAGCGCGAGCGGCACGCCGGGGCGCTCTCCGCGTCGCTCGAGAAGCTCGAGCTCTGGGCCCGCCATTGCCCCGACAACTTCCGCGTGAAGCACGCCCTCGTCCTGGCCGAGGCGGCGCGCGCCTCCGGCCGCGACGTCGAGGCGATGGGGCTCTATGACGACGCCATCGACGCCGCCCGTCAGAGCGAGTTCGTGCAGTACGAGGCGCTCGCGTCGGAGCTGGCGGGCCTTTACTACGCTCGCAAGGGCCGGCGGCGCATCGCCACGCTCTACCTGGACGCGGCGACGCACGCCTACCGGCAGTGGGGGGCAGAACGAAAGGCCACGGAGCTCGTCCGGCAGCACGGGCTCGACCCGCTCCCCATCGCTCGAGGGCCCGCGGCGGAGCACGAGAAGGCCGCCGCGAGATCGAGCAGCATGTCGGTGAGCCACCCGCTCCTCCACAAGCTCGCCGACGTCGCGGCGGTGCTGCAGACGACGCAGGCGATCTCCAGCGAGCTCGTGCTCGGGAAGGCGCTCGACCGCGTGATGCGCGCCGTCCTCGCGAGCGCCGGCGGCCAGCGCGGCTTCCTGGTGCTCGCGCGCGAGGAGCGGTTGTTCATCGAGGCGTCCGTCACCATCGATCCTGCGTCGATCGAGGTGGAGCTCCGGCGTCCGCTGGAGGAGTCCTCGGCCCTGCCGGCCAGCGTGGTCCATTACGTGGCGCGGACGCGAGAGCTGCTCATCCTGGACGACGCCGCGGCGAGCCCTCGCTTCGCGGCGGATCCCTACCTCGCCGCGCACCGGCCCAAGTCGGTGATGGGCCTCCCGCTCGTCCACCAGAACCGGCTCACGGGCGTGCTGTACGTCGAGAACACGCTCGCGAGCGGGGCGTTTACCCCGGAGCAGACGGAGCTGCTCCGCCTCCTGGGCGCGCAGGTCGCGGCGGCGCTCGAGAACGCGCTGCTCTACGGCCGGCTGCAGGAGGCCTCCGAGAGGCAGCGCGCCATGAACGATCGGCTCGAGAGCGAGGTGCAGCGGCGCACCGAGGAGCTGTTCTCGGTCAACGAGCGCCTGTCGCAGAAGGCAGATGAGCTGAACCGGGCCAATGAGCTCTTGCTCGAGGAGCTCCGCGAGCGCGAGCGCGCCGAGCAGGCCCGGGCAGCGCTCCAGGAGGAGATCATCGGGGTGCAGCGGCTGCGCCTCTCGGAGATGGCGACGCCCATCATCCCGATCACCGATCGCGTCCTGGTCATGCCGCTCATCGGGACGATGGACGCGGCGCGCGCCGCGCAGGTGCTGGAGGCGACCCTCGCCGGCGTGGAGCGCCACAACCCGTCGATCGTGATCATCGACATCACCGGCCTGAAGCACGTCGACGCTGGGGTCGCCGACTCGCTGATCCGCACGGCCTCGGCGCTTCGGCTGCTCGGCGCGCAGGCGATCTTGACCGGGATGCAGCCGGAGGTCGCCCGCGCGCTCACGCAGGGCGGGATCGACCTCCGCGGCATCATCACGCGCTCGACGCTCCAGAGCGCCATCGCCCACGCGATCACGCCGTCCCCTGCCGCGCGATCCCGCTGA
- a CDS encoding HTTM domain-containing protein, whose amino-acid sequence MTTTTMTTADRSTSTCTASTSTTSTGTRTGTGSDLARRWAAYLTAEVDAASLAVFRASYGALIAWEVVRYALHDRIYRYYIEPGFFFSFVPFVRPWGGTGMYWHFGALFVLALLCAAGLFYRVSAALLCAALTYVFLLDKAQYLNHLYLLCLLGLLLAAAPAHRALSLDRRRARRASPGGAPRDTPTESVPRFYLFALKAQIAIVYFYGGVAKLNGDWLRGQPLTMWLAEHGDAPLVGPLLASSTTGLALSYAGLFIDLSMGFLLFSRRTFPFGAALAVAFNLSNALLFKIGIFPYAMIAALALFGDPSWPRRRLPFLFEEANAPGDEAGVPSPAAPRRPTLPLALLHGYLLFHLVVPLRHWAYPGDVAWNEAGHRFSWRMKLRDKSVSELGIHVLDPRTGVREPLDVEAWLTSRQVGEMCTRPDMLVDFAHHVADRLQEDSGVRPIITARVVASLNGGPPRDLVDPTLDLASQPRGLLALVQPP is encoded by the coding sequence ATGACGACGACGACGATGACGACGGCCGACCGGTCCACATCCACGTGCACGGCAAGCACAAGCACCACAAGCACGGGCACGCGCACGGGCACTGGAAGTGACCTCGCGCGGCGCTGGGCGGCCTACCTCACCGCCGAGGTCGACGCCGCCTCCCTCGCCGTCTTCCGCGCGAGCTATGGCGCCCTGATCGCATGGGAGGTCGTCCGGTACGCCCTCCACGATCGGATCTACCGCTATTACATCGAGCCAGGCTTCTTCTTCAGCTTCGTCCCCTTCGTCCGTCCGTGGGGCGGGACAGGGATGTACTGGCACTTCGGCGCCCTCTTCGTCCTCGCGCTGCTCTGCGCCGCCGGGCTCTTCTACCGGGTGAGCGCCGCGCTGCTCTGCGCCGCGCTCACGTACGTCTTCCTCCTCGACAAGGCACAATACCTCAACCACCTCTATCTCCTCTGCCTCCTCGGCCTGCTGCTCGCCGCCGCCCCGGCGCACCGCGCGCTCTCGCTGGATCGCCGCCGCGCGCGCCGCGCCTCGCCGGGCGGCGCGCCGCGTGACACGCCGACGGAGTCCGTGCCGCGCTTCTATCTCTTCGCCCTGAAGGCCCAGATCGCCATCGTCTACTTCTACGGGGGCGTCGCGAAGCTGAACGGCGACTGGCTCCGGGGGCAGCCGCTCACCATGTGGCTCGCCGAGCACGGCGACGCGCCCCTCGTCGGGCCGCTCCTGGCCTCATCGACAACAGGGCTCGCGCTCTCGTATGCGGGGCTCTTCATCGACCTCTCGATGGGCTTCCTGCTCTTCTCCCGGCGCACCTTCCCCTTCGGCGCGGCGCTCGCCGTGGCGTTCAACCTCTCCAACGCCCTCCTGTTCAAGATCGGTATCTTCCCCTACGCGATGATCGCCGCGCTCGCGCTGTTCGGCGATCCCTCGTGGCCGAGGCGGCGCCTGCCCTTCCTGTTCGAGGAAGCAAACGCCCCCGGCGACGAAGCCGGCGTCCCCTCGCCCGCCGCGCCGCGCCGGCCCACGCTGCCGCTCGCGCTGCTCCACGGGTATCTCCTGTTCCACCTCGTGGTGCCGCTCCGCCACTGGGCCTATCCGGGCGACGTCGCCTGGAACGAGGCCGGACACCGATTCTCGTGGCGCATGAAGCTGCGCGACAAGAGCGTGAGTGAGCTCGGCATTCACGTGCTGGATCCGAGGACCGGTGTGCGGGAGCCGCTCGACGTCGAGGCGTGGCTCACGAGCCGCCAGGTCGGGGAGATGTGCACGCGGCCCGACATGCTCGTCGACTTCGCGCACCACGTGGCCGATCGCCTGCAAGAGGACTCCGGGGTGCGGCCCATCATCACGGCCAGGGTCGTCGCGTCGCTCAACGGAGGTCCCCCCCGCGACCTCGTCGATCCGACGCTCGACCTCGCGTCGCAGCCGCGCGGCCTCCTCGCGCTCGTGCAACCACCCTAG
- a CDS encoding oxidoreductase — MSQRIFVGLVGYGLAGAVFHAPLIRSIPRLRLAAIATRREGQVMADHSGVAVHPTPEVLIAEPGIDLVVIASPNETHFPLARAALEAGKHVVVDKPFTITSAEAGELIALAARRGRLLSVFQNRRWDADFRTVRSCIEQGLLGEVASYEAHFDRFRPAIKQGWREQEAPGSGILYDLGAHLIDQALVLFGLPRAVTADLQAQRSGARTVDYFHLTLDYGRRRVIVRSSTLVPEPGPRFAVHGDGGSFLKYGIDGQEDALKAGTRPGVPEWGREDPRWFGTLVTASGERRTIESLPGAYEAYYEAIAAAILDGAPPPVRAEEARDVIRVIEAAMKSAAERRTISLDA, encoded by the coding sequence ATGTCCCAACGCATCTTTGTCGGCCTCGTCGGCTATGGTCTTGCTGGCGCCGTTTTTCACGCCCCGCTGATACGGTCCATCCCTCGGCTGCGCCTCGCCGCCATCGCGACCCGCCGGGAGGGCCAGGTCATGGCCGACCACTCGGGCGTCGCCGTGCATCCGACGCCCGAGGTGTTGATCGCCGAGCCGGGGATCGACCTCGTGGTCATCGCTTCGCCCAACGAGACCCACTTCCCGCTCGCGCGCGCCGCGCTGGAGGCGGGCAAGCACGTGGTCGTCGACAAGCCGTTCACGATCACGAGCGCCGAGGCGGGCGAGCTCATTGCGCTGGCTGCGCGCCGTGGCCGGCTCCTCTCGGTCTTCCAGAACCGCCGCTGGGACGCGGACTTCCGCACCGTGCGCAGCTGCATCGAGCAGGGCCTGCTCGGCGAGGTGGCCTCGTACGAGGCGCACTTCGACCGGTTCCGCCCCGCCATCAAGCAGGGCTGGCGAGAGCAGGAGGCGCCTGGCTCGGGGATCCTGTACGACCTCGGCGCGCACCTGATCGACCAGGCGCTCGTGCTCTTCGGCCTGCCGCGCGCGGTCACGGCCGACCTCCAGGCGCAGCGGTCCGGGGCGCGCACGGTGGACTATTTCCACCTGACGCTCGACTACGGCAGGCGCCGGGTGATCGTGCGCTCCTCGACGCTGGTGCCCGAGCCGGGGCCGCGCTTCGCGGTCCACGGCGACGGCGGGAGCTTCCTCAAGTACGGCATCGACGGCCAGGAGGACGCCCTCAAGGCAGGCACGCGCCCGGGCGTGCCGGAGTGGGGGCGGGAGGACCCGCGCTGGTTCGGCACGCTCGTCACGGCAAGCGGCGAGCGCCGCACGATCGAGAGCCTGCCCGGCGCCTACGAGGCCTATTACGAGGCCATCGCGGCGGCGATCCTCGACGGCGCCCCGCCGCCGGTGCGCGCCGAGGAGGCGCGCGACGTGATCCGTGTCATCGAGGCTGCGATGAAGAGCGCGGCCGAGCGGCGGACGATATCGCTCGACGCGTGA